The following are from one region of the Vicinamibacterales bacterium genome:
- a CDS encoding NAD-dependent epimerase/dehydratase family protein: MEDLVEDLDGVLAQTGGLWNDLRGARILVTGGTGFFGCWMLETLLRANDRLGVGASAVVVTRDPRGFISKAPRLASHPAVTLQEGDIRTWSWRGGSVSHVIHAGTDTRPPATHADRLRVFDSIVEGTRRTLDIAVRAGAVRFLMASTGAVYGRQPPNVSHVTEDFPGAPDPVSPQAAGAEAKRAAEMLCALHAEGALHPTIARCFAFVGPYLPLEGHLAMSGFLAAALDGRPIEILGDGTPVRSYMYASDLAAWLWTILLRGERGRAYNVGSEHAVSIADAARAVARIAGSAGGVTIAKHAPVGPAERYVPSTERARTELGVTMTVDFDEALRRTVAWHRARRGSHHGAH; the protein is encoded by the coding sequence GTGGAAGACCTGGTAGAGGACCTCGATGGCGTGCTGGCGCAGACCGGCGGGCTGTGGAACGACCTCCGCGGCGCGCGCATCCTGGTTACCGGCGGCACCGGATTCTTCGGCTGCTGGATGCTGGAGACGCTGCTGCGCGCGAACGATCGGCTCGGCGTCGGCGCGTCGGCAGTGGTCGTGACCCGCGATCCGCGCGGCTTCATCAGCAAGGCGCCGCGGCTCGCCTCGCATCCCGCGGTGACGCTCCAGGAGGGGGACATCCGCACCTGGTCGTGGCGCGGCGGGTCGGTGTCGCACGTCATTCACGCCGGCACCGACACGCGCCCGCCCGCCACCCATGCGGATCGGCTCCGCGTGTTCGACTCGATCGTCGAAGGCACGCGGCGGACGCTCGACATCGCGGTGCGCGCCGGGGCCGTCCGGTTTCTCATGGCGAGCACCGGCGCGGTGTACGGCCGGCAGCCGCCGAACGTGTCGCACGTGACCGAAGACTTCCCCGGCGCGCCTGACCCGGTCTCGCCGCAGGCTGCCGGCGCCGAAGCCAAGCGCGCCGCCGAGATGCTGTGCGCGCTGCATGCCGAGGGGGCGCTGCATCCGACGATCGCTCGATGCTTCGCCTTCGTCGGCCCCTATCTGCCGCTCGAGGGGCACCTCGCGATGAGCGGGTTCCTGGCGGCGGCGCTCGACGGCCGGCCAATCGAGATCCTCGGGGACGGCACCCCGGTGCGCTCGTACATGTACGCGTCCGATCTGGCGGCGTGGCTGTGGACCATCCTGCTGCGCGGCGAGCGCGGCCGCGCCTACAACGTCGGCTCGGAGCACGCCGTCTCGATCGCCGACGCCGCCCGCGCCGTGGCCAGGATCGCCGGCAGCGCCGGCGGCGTGACGATCGCGAAGCACGCGCCGGTCGGGCCGGCGGAACGCTACGTGCCCTCCACCGAGCGGGCGCGAACCGAACTGGGAGTGACGATGACGGTGGACTTCGACGAGGCGCTGCGGCGGACGGTCGCCTGGCACCGCGCGCGCCGCGGATCGCATCATGGCGCCCACTGA
- a CDS encoding MoaD/ThiS family protein: MITVRLPATLRVGPSDTLTFEQPLGTVADLIDAMDARIPGFRDQLDDSVFNFAVNDEMLLHRARERALADGDVVEIIPTISGG; encoded by the coding sequence GTGATCACCGTGCGGCTGCCGGCAACGCTTCGGGTTGGCCCGAGCGACACCCTGACGTTCGAGCAGCCCCTTGGCACCGTTGCCGACCTCATCGACGCCATGGACGCCCGAATTCCCGGGTTCCGCGATCAGCTCGACGACTCGGTCTTCAACTTCGCCGTGAACGACGAGATGCTGCTGCACCGCGCCCGCGAGCGGGCCCTGGCCGACGGCGACGTCGTCGAAATCATTCCGACCATCTCCGGCGGCTGA
- a CDS encoding GDP-mannose 4,6-dehydratase: MTPGNSAASTFWRDRPVLVTGATGLLGSWLVRQLLAADADVVALVRDWVPRSELASSGLLERVRVVRGDVRDQETMERALGEYEIATVFHLAAQTIVGVANRNPVSTLDTNIRGTWAVLEACRRTPTVEQVITASSDKAYGDQEQLPYREDAPVLGRHPYDVSKSCADLLSQMYARTYRLPVCVTRCGNFYGGGDLNWNRLVPGTIRSVLRNERPIIRSDGRYTRDYIYVEDGARAYMTLAEQLAIKPKLAGEVFNFSYERRMTVLELVDRLLEVMGSSLRPDVRNEASNEIRDQYLDASKAKALLGWAPAFAFETSLRETVNWYKRYFGG; the protein is encoded by the coding sequence TTGACGCCTGGGAATAGCGCGGCGTCGACCTTCTGGCGGGACCGTCCGGTGCTGGTCACCGGGGCGACCGGCTTGCTGGGGTCGTGGCTGGTGCGCCAGCTGCTGGCCGCGGACGCGGACGTGGTGGCCCTGGTGCGCGACTGGGTGCCGCGCTCCGAACTGGCGTCGAGCGGTCTGCTCGAGCGCGTCCGCGTCGTCCGCGGCGACGTTCGCGACCAGGAGACGATGGAGCGCGCGCTCGGCGAGTACGAGATCGCGACGGTCTTTCACCTCGCGGCGCAGACCATCGTCGGCGTCGCCAACCGGAATCCGGTCTCGACGCTCGACACCAACATCCGCGGCACCTGGGCGGTGCTGGAGGCGTGCCGCCGCACGCCCACCGTCGAGCAGGTGATCACCGCCTCGTCCGACAAGGCGTACGGCGATCAGGAGCAGCTGCCGTATCGCGAGGACGCGCCCGTTCTCGGGCGGCATCCCTACGACGTGAGCAAGTCGTGCGCCGATCTGCTGTCGCAGATGTACGCCAGGACCTACCGGCTGCCGGTCTGCGTCACGCGCTGCGGCAACTTCTATGGCGGCGGCGATCTGAACTGGAATCGCCTGGTCCCCGGCACGATTCGATCGGTGCTTCGCAACGAGCGTCCGATCATCCGATCGGACGGCCGCTACACGCGCGACTACATCTACGTGGAAGACGGCGCCCGCGCCTACATGACGCTTGCGGAACAGCTGGCGATCAAGCCGAAGCTCGCCGGCGAGGTGTTCAACTTCTCGTACGAGCGCCGCATGACGGTGCTCGAGCTGGTCGATCGCCTGCTCGAGGTGATGGGCTCGTCACTGCGGCCCGACGTTCGCAACGAGGCCTCGAACGAGATCCGGGACCAGTACCTCGACGCGAGCAAGGCCAAGGCGCTGCTCGGGTGGGCGCCCGCGTTCGCCTTCGAGACCAGCCTGCGCGAGACGGTGAATTGGTACAAGAGGTACTTCGGTGGCTGA
- the rfbH gene encoding lipopolysaccharide biosynthesis protein RfbH, with protein sequence MSAASVLREQILSLVRQYHEAQFPVRPFAPGHDLAHYAGRVFDAEELCHLVDSSLDFFLTANRYAERFEAEFSDYLGLSDALLVNSGSSANLVAVTSLTSPKLGERRLKPGDEVLTVAAGFPTTLAPILQNSLVPVFVDVNLGDYTADPNRLADAIGPKTRAIVMAHTLGVPFDLDAVGELAKKHDLWLIEDNCDALGSRYRDRLTGTFGHLGTMSFYPAHHITMGEGGCVVTNDERLARIARSFRDWGRDCYCAGGESNTCGTRFSQQFGTLPHGFDHKYVYSHVGYNLKVTDMQAAIGCAQLQKLDTFIARRRANFDWLLNALRPYEDRLLLPRATPHSAPSWFGFAITVRDGAGFTRAELVRFLEANRIETRSLFAGNLLRHPAFTGIPHRVVGGLANTDTVMHQTFFVGVYPGLDRARLEHMASAFARFMRGERAGGL encoded by the coding sequence GTGTCCGCGGCCAGCGTCCTGCGGGAGCAGATCCTGTCGCTCGTGCGGCAGTACCACGAGGCGCAGTTCCCCGTACGTCCGTTCGCCCCCGGACACGACCTCGCGCACTACGCCGGACGGGTGTTCGACGCCGAGGAGTTGTGCCACCTCGTCGACTCGAGCCTGGACTTCTTTCTCACCGCGAACCGCTACGCGGAACGCTTCGAAGCCGAGTTCTCGGACTACCTCGGCCTGTCGGACGCGCTGCTGGTGAACTCGGGATCGTCGGCTAACCTCGTCGCGGTCACATCGCTGACCTCGCCGAAGCTGGGAGAGCGGCGGCTGAAGCCGGGCGACGAGGTGCTCACCGTCGCGGCCGGTTTTCCGACGACGCTCGCGCCGATCCTGCAGAACAGCCTCGTGCCCGTGTTCGTCGACGTCAACCTTGGCGATTACACCGCGGACCCGAACCGCCTCGCCGATGCCATCGGGCCGAAGACGCGCGCCATCGTGATGGCGCACACGCTCGGCGTGCCGTTCGACCTCGACGCGGTCGGCGAGCTGGCGAAGAAGCACGATCTGTGGCTGATCGAGGACAACTGCGACGCGCTCGGCTCGCGCTACCGCGACCGGCTCACCGGCACGTTCGGCCACCTGGGAACCATGTCGTTCTATCCGGCGCATCACATCACGATGGGCGAGGGCGGCTGCGTGGTGACGAACGACGAGCGGCTGGCGCGCATCGCGCGCTCGTTCCGCGACTGGGGCCGCGACTGCTACTGCGCCGGAGGGGAGAGCAACACCTGCGGCACGCGCTTCAGCCAGCAGTTCGGCACCCTGCCGCACGGCTTCGACCACAAGTACGTGTACAGCCATGTCGGCTACAACCTGAAGGTCACCGACATGCAGGCGGCGATCGGCTGCGCGCAGCTGCAGAAGCTGGACACGTTCATCGCCCGGCGGCGCGCCAACTTCGACTGGCTGCTGAACGCCTTGCGTCCGTATGAGGATCGCCTGCTGCTCCCGCGCGCGACGCCGCATTCGGCGCCGTCGTGGTTCGGCTTTGCGATCACCGTCCGCGACGGGGCCGGCTTCACGCGCGCCGAGCTGGTGCGATTCCTCGAAGCGAACAGGATCGAGACGCGCAGCCTGTTTGCCGGCAACCTGCTGCGGCATCCGGCATTCACCGGCATTCCGCATCGCGTGGTCGGCGGTCTGGCGAATACCGACACGGTGATGCACCAGACCTTCTTCGTTGGCGTGTATCCCGGCCTCGACCGCGCGCGGCTGGAGCACATGGCATCGGCGTTCGCGCGGTTCATGCGCGGCGAGCGCGCGGGAGGCCTGTGA
- a CDS encoding FAD-dependent oxidoreductase, giving the protein MAVAQKLQCAVERIVDHGEHVYTLVLRPDRPAPRFRAGQFLHLALDPYDPTGFWPESRVFSIASSPDDRSAVRVTYAVHGQFTARMESEIREGGRVWIKMPYGDFVIDSPGDVVLFAGGTGISAFTAYLEALSPPASDRSYVLGYGARTAELLIYKDVVDRSAARVPALDVTWFVETGAIPSSRIGDPTRWLPGRVSVAALWTQIRRPRESDFYISGPPAMLAAVAADLRARQVAPEAIHIDAWE; this is encoded by the coding sequence ATGGCCGTCGCGCAGAAGCTGCAATGCGCGGTCGAGCGCATCGTCGACCACGGCGAGCACGTGTATACGCTCGTCCTGCGGCCGGACCGTCCGGCGCCGCGCTTCCGCGCCGGGCAGTTCCTGCACCTCGCGCTCGATCCGTACGATCCGACCGGCTTCTGGCCCGAGTCCCGCGTGTTCTCGATCGCCAGCTCGCCGGACGACCGCTCCGCGGTACGGGTCACTTACGCGGTGCACGGGCAGTTCACCGCGCGGATGGAGTCGGAGATCCGGGAGGGGGGCCGCGTCTGGATCAAGATGCCGTACGGCGATTTCGTGATCGACAGTCCCGGAGACGTGGTGCTGTTCGCCGGCGGGACCGGCATCTCCGCCTTCACCGCCTATCTCGAAGCGTTGTCGCCGCCGGCGAGCGATCGGTCGTACGTGCTCGGCTACGGCGCGAGGACGGCGGAGTTGCTGATCTACAAGGACGTCGTGGACCGGTCGGCGGCGCGCGTGCCGGCGCTGGACGTGACCTGGTTCGTCGAGACCGGAGCGATTCCGTCTTCGCGGATCGGCGACCCGACGCGCTGGCTTCCCGGGCGCGTGTCGGTAGCGGCACTGTGGACGCAGATCCGGCGTCCGCGGGAGAGCGACTTCTACATATCGGGCCCGCCCGCGATGCTCGCGGCCGTTGCGGCGGACCTGCGGGCGCGCCAGGTCGCGCCGGAGGCGATCCACATTGACGCCTGGGAATAG
- a CDS encoding aldehyde ferredoxin oxidoreductase C-terminal domain-containing protein, with the protein MSIRDRVARLVAGLPNAPQYPTQGATLFVDLERREVQRGFTPLRVVRSLLAGRGANMFYLHRLLDESLSPLHPDVPLIFGSGVLTGIVPSAARGNATSWSPESGVLLDSNAGDYFPSFIRMNGIDHLVLFGGAASWTLLHIRNGEVAFLDASPYVGLDNIDMRERIPNDFGGTWTRDLAMVNITRAGENQVLTSAIMGGPKACYARGGPGAKMGSLKLKAILVQGQTRDFETAQPYKGYNRTIAQKLLDTSVVKHALKTTGTPFLYRPSRMLGAMGTKNNQLTTWTDRLDAEHITPYRPGMTGCFRCPVNCRPLNDLRQPQDRYGAGDGPEYVTLGKFGPNIGVDRIESVIRLNNICNDLGFDTASTGSSIAWAMELFQRGIITTHQTGGLDLSWGNAEAVEELLFLVSRREGFGNVVADSTRAVERGHYPGEALKYRMAVKGLMQSDPHDARILKAFALGLAVATRGMDHLRNRVTLEINARINDDPAFKERLYGGPVSAAPNSYENKERAVRVCENTYAVGDSVGMCRFTTKLFNSPSLPGLEEFANQVGNVTGLQFSTDELSAVGHNVMGVERLINGRLGVGRAHDTLPDRWFDEPVTVGQYAGERIDRAEFDAMLSRFYEISELDGNGQPAGDWGQGLRQLLASQ; encoded by the coding sequence ATGTCTATCCGCGACAGAGTGGCACGGCTGGTCGCCGGCCTGCCGAACGCGCCGCAATACCCGACGCAGGGGGCGACGCTGTTCGTCGATCTGGAGCGCCGGGAGGTGCAGCGCGGTTTCACGCCGCTGCGCGTGGTCCGGTCGCTGCTCGCCGGGCGGGGCGCGAACATGTTCTACCTGCACCGCCTGCTCGACGAGTCGCTGTCGCCGCTGCATCCGGACGTGCCGCTCATCTTCGGATCGGGGGTGCTCACCGGCATTGTGCCGAGCGCCGCCCGCGGCAACGCGACGTCGTGGTCGCCGGAGTCGGGTGTGCTGCTCGATTCCAACGCCGGCGACTACTTCCCGTCGTTCATCCGCATGAACGGCATCGATCACCTCGTGCTGTTCGGCGGCGCCGCCTCCTGGACGCTGCTGCACATCCGGAACGGGGAGGTCGCGTTCCTCGACGCCTCGCCCTACGTCGGGCTCGACAATATCGACATGCGCGAGCGCATTCCGAATGACTTCGGGGGTACCTGGACGCGCGATCTGGCGATGGTCAACATCACCCGCGCCGGCGAGAACCAGGTGCTGACCAGCGCGATCATGGGCGGCCCGAAGGCCTGCTACGCCCGCGGCGGACCGGGCGCCAAGATGGGATCGCTCAAGCTGAAAGCGATCCTGGTTCAGGGGCAGACCCGCGATTTCGAGACCGCCCAGCCCTACAAGGGGTACAACCGGACGATCGCGCAGAAGCTGCTCGACACCTCGGTCGTCAAGCACGCGCTCAAGACGACCGGCACGCCGTTCCTCTACCGGCCGAGCCGCATGCTCGGCGCCATGGGGACCAAGAACAACCAGCTCACCACCTGGACCGACCGGCTCGACGCCGAGCACATCACGCCGTACCGCCCGGGGATGACGGGCTGCTTCCGCTGCCCGGTGAACTGCCGCCCGCTGAACGATCTCCGGCAGCCGCAGGATCGCTACGGCGCCGGCGACGGCCCCGAGTACGTGACGCTGGGGAAATTCGGTCCGAACATCGGCGTCGATCGCATCGAGTCGGTGATCCGGCTGAACAACATCTGCAACGATCTCGGGTTCGACACCGCGTCCACCGGCTCCTCGATCGCCTGGGCGATGGAGTTGTTCCAGCGCGGCATCATCACCACACACCAGACCGGCGGTCTCGATCTGTCGTGGGGCAACGCCGAAGCGGTCGAGGAGCTGCTGTTCCTCGTCTCCCGGCGCGAAGGCTTCGGCAACGTCGTCGCGGACAGCACCCGCGCCGTCGAGCGCGGCCACTATCCGGGGGAGGCGCTGAAGTATCGGATGGCGGTCAAGGGACTGATGCAGAGCGACCCGCACGACGCCAGGATTCTGAAGGCCTTCGCGCTGGGGCTGGCGGTGGCCACGCGCGGCATGGACCATCTGCGCAACCGCGTGACGCTCGAGATCAACGCGCGCATCAACGACGATCCGGCGTTCAAGGAGCGGCTCTACGGCGGCCCGGTGAGCGCGGCGCCGAACAGCTACGAGAACAAGGAGCGCGCCGTCCGCGTGTGCGAGAACACCTACGCGGTCGGCGACAGCGTCGGGATGTGCCGCTTCACGACGAAGCTGTTCAACAGTCCGTCGCTGCCGGGGCTGGAGGAGTTCGCAAATCAGGTCGGCAATGTCACCGGGCTCCAGTTCTCGACCGACGAGCTCAGCGCCGTGGGACACAACGTGATGGGGGTCGAGCGATTGATCAACGGACGCCTTGGCGTGGGCCGGGCGCACGACACGCTGCCGGACCGGTGGTTCGACGAGCCCGTCACGGTGGGACAGTATGCGGGGGAGCGGATAGACCGCGCGGAGTTCGACGCGATGCTCAGCCGGTTCTACGAGATTTCCGAGCTCGACGGGAACGGGCAGCCTGCGGGCGACTGGGGACAGGGTCTCCGTCAATTGCTGGCTTCGCAATGA
- the rfbF gene encoding glucose-1-phosphate cytidylyltransferase has protein sequence MADARIPVVILCGGAGTRLSEQTEIRPKPLVEIGGRPILWHIMKHYSRYGFNEFVLALGYKGDQIKRYFLGYHAVWQDITVNLGDGSVTSLNNNQEPWKVHLVDTGESTLTGGRLRQLRPLIGGGTFMLTYGDGVGDVPLDALLAFHRSRKGLVTLTAVRPPARFGALEFDGDRIRHFKEKSTLHEGWINGGFFVVEPAALDYIHDDVMWEHAPMEALAAAGHLVAYRHEQFWQCMDTLRDLRYLESLWDAGKAPWKTW, from the coding sequence GTGGCTGACGCGCGCATTCCGGTGGTGATCCTCTGCGGCGGCGCCGGCACGCGGCTCTCCGAGCAGACCGAGATCCGCCCCAAGCCGCTGGTCGAGATCGGAGGCCGTCCGATCCTCTGGCACATCATGAAGCACTACTCGCGCTACGGCTTCAACGAGTTCGTGCTCGCGCTGGGCTACAAGGGGGATCAGATCAAGCGGTACTTCCTCGGGTATCACGCGGTGTGGCAGGACATCACGGTGAACCTTGGCGACGGCAGCGTGACGTCGCTCAACAACAACCAGGAGCCATGGAAGGTCCACCTCGTCGACACCGGGGAGTCGACGCTGACCGGCGGACGACTGCGGCAGTTGCGGCCGCTGATCGGCGGCGGCACGTTCATGCTGACCTACGGCGACGGCGTCGGCGACGTGCCGCTCGACGCGCTCCTCGCGTTCCATCGCTCGCGCAAGGGGCTGGTCACGCTGACCGCGGTGCGGCCGCCGGCGAGGTTCGGCGCGCTCGAGTTCGACGGCGATCGCATCCGCCACTTCAAGGAGAAGTCGACGCTGCACGAGGGCTGGATCAACGGCGGCTTCTTCGTGGTCGAGCCGGCGGCGCTGGACTACATCCACGACGACGTCATGTGGGAGCACGCGCCGATGGAGGCGCTCGCCGCCGCCGGCCATCTGGTCGCCTATCGCCACGAGCAGTTCTGGCAGTGCATGGACACGCTGCGCGATCTTCGCTACCTCGAATCACTCTGGGACGCCGGGAAGGCGCCGTGGAAGACCTGGTAG
- a CDS encoding N-acetylneuraminate synthase family protein: MAPTERALRIGARTIGHDEPCYVIAEVGINHNGDLAIAKQLVDAAIDAGADAVKFQKRKLRETYREEIVDQPRHGEQGLQYIVPLLIEFELSDDQFRELFGYCESRGITAMCTPWDRASVDFLETCDLAAYKIGSPDLTNFPLIEYVAATRKPMLLSTGMSTEEEVRRTLAFLEQCGAEYALFHCVSTYPAAAEEINLRFMERLREWSGRPVGYSGHDTGTAISLAAVAMGARMLERHLTLDRTMRGPDHKASLEPPQFAEQVRAVREVELSLGVPHRWITRGETLNRRVLGKSLVAAADIPANTPISRAMLTSKSPGLGLSPQFVDKLVGRRLPRPIARDEMFRHSDIEEAVAGRESAAIDIGAPWGIVARFTDFAPLEDAFVPLGMSFVEFHVSDRDLDAGAAAYHGGPKPFGFVVHAPEYCHDTLIDLCAADPAQRELSTQRIQKTIDLARDLAPLFQWDRALFPHGPKIVMHVGGMSPKPGGYDVDAASARLLGALEKLDTTGVDLLLENLPPYPWYFGGRWFGHVLCDPENTVRLVRESGLGLCFDTSHAALECAKSDVSLFEFGKAVAPYVRHLHVSDGAGTSGEGLQIGDGSINFVALLSVLLETKPTVIPEIWMGHHENGLAFRTALERLTEVRWATTVLGRGSDRRTRPDLRALTVTADATIFTTLRVIDTNRHGIAFVIDHDRRVVGVVTDGDIRHAFVRGINLHDEVTQAMTRTFVHGEAGMSAAQLRERLPGRTRVMPILDAAGRLVDYASLETLGDKP; this comes from the coding sequence ATGGCGCCCACTGAGCGGGCGCTCCGGATCGGAGCGCGGACGATCGGCCACGACGAGCCCTGCTACGTGATCGCCGAAGTCGGCATCAATCACAACGGCGACCTGGCGATCGCCAAACAGCTCGTCGACGCCGCGATCGACGCCGGCGCCGACGCGGTCAAGTTCCAGAAACGCAAGCTGCGCGAGACCTACCGCGAGGAAATCGTCGATCAGCCGCGGCACGGCGAGCAGGGGCTGCAGTACATCGTGCCGCTGTTGATCGAGTTCGAGCTGTCGGACGATCAGTTCCGTGAGCTGTTTGGCTACTGCGAGAGCCGCGGCATCACCGCGATGTGCACGCCGTGGGATCGCGCCAGCGTCGATTTCCTCGAGACCTGCGACCTCGCGGCCTACAAGATCGGCTCGCCGGACCTGACCAACTTCCCGCTCATCGAATACGTGGCCGCGACACGCAAGCCGATGCTCCTCTCGACCGGCATGTCGACCGAGGAGGAGGTCCGGCGAACGCTGGCGTTCCTCGAGCAGTGCGGCGCGGAGTACGCGCTCTTCCACTGCGTCAGCACCTACCCGGCCGCCGCCGAGGAGATCAACCTCCGCTTCATGGAACGCCTCCGCGAATGGTCGGGGCGTCCCGTCGGCTACTCCGGCCACGACACCGGCACGGCGATTTCGCTGGCCGCGGTCGCGATGGGCGCGCGGATGCTCGAGCGGCACCTGACCCTCGACCGGACGATGCGCGGGCCCGATCACAAGGCCAGCCTGGAGCCGCCGCAGTTCGCCGAACAGGTGCGGGCGGTGCGCGAGGTCGAGCTCTCGCTCGGCGTGCCGCACCGCTGGATCACGCGCGGCGAGACCCTCAACCGGCGCGTGCTCGGCAAGAGCCTGGTCGCGGCGGCCGACATTCCGGCGAACACGCCGATCTCGCGCGCGATGCTGACGAGCAAGAGCCCCGGTCTGGGCCTGTCGCCGCAGTTCGTCGACAAGCTCGTCGGCCGCCGGCTGCCGCGGCCGATCGCCCGGGACGAGATGTTCCGGCACTCGGACATCGAAGAGGCGGTGGCCGGACGCGAGTCGGCCGCGATCGACATCGGCGCGCCGTGGGGCATCGTCGCCCGGTTCACCGATTTTGCCCCGCTGGAAGACGCCTTCGTGCCCCTGGGCATGAGCTTCGTCGAGTTCCACGTCAGCGATCGGGATCTCGACGCCGGCGCCGCCGCCTACCACGGTGGTCCGAAGCCGTTCGGCTTCGTCGTCCACGCGCCCGAGTACTGCCACGACACGCTGATCGATCTCTGCGCCGCGGACCCGGCGCAGCGCGAGCTGTCCACGCAGCGCATCCAGAAGACGATCGACCTCGCCCGGGACCTCGCCCCGCTGTTCCAGTGGGACCGGGCGCTGTTTCCACACGGACCGAAGATCGTCATGCACGTCGGCGGCATGTCGCCGAAGCCGGGCGGCTACGACGTCGATGCCGCCAGCGCGCGTCTGCTCGGCGCGCTCGAGAAGCTCGACACCACTGGCGTCGACCTGCTGCTCGAGAACCTGCCGCCGTATCCCTGGTACTTCGGCGGGCGCTGGTTCGGCCACGTGCTCTGCGACCCCGAGAACACGGTCCGCCTGGTCCGCGAGTCCGGTCTCGGCCTCTGTTTCGACACGTCGCACGCGGCGCTCGAATGCGCGAAGAGCGACGTCAGCCTCTTCGAGTTCGGCAAGGCGGTCGCGCCGTACGTCCGGCACCTGCACGTGTCGGACGGCGCCGGCACCTCCGGCGAAGGGCTGCAGATCGGCGACGGCTCGATCAACTTCGTCGCGCTGCTCTCGGTGCTGCTCGAGACGAAGCCGACCGTCATCCCGGAGATCTGGATGGGGCATCACGAGAACGGGCTGGCCTTCCGCACCGCGCTCGAGCGCCTCACGGAGGTCCGCTGGGCGACGACGGTGCTCGGGCGCGGCAGCGATCGCCGCACGCGTCCGGATCTGCGCGCGCTGACGGTCACCGCCGACGCGACGATCTTCACGACGCTGCGGGTCATCGACACCAACCGCCACGGCATTGCCTTCGTGATCGACCACGACCGCCGCGTCGTCGGGGTGGTGACCGACGGCGACATCCGCCACGCGTTCGTCCGCGGCATCAACCTGCACGACGAGGTGACGCAGGCGATGACGCGGACGTTCGTCCACGGCGAGGCGGGGATGTCCGCGGCGCAGCTCCGCGAGCGGCTGCCCGGGCGGACGCGGGTGATGCCGATCCTCGACGCCGCCGGACGGCTGGTGGACTATGCCAGCCTCGAGACGCTGGGTGACAAGCCGTGA